A window of the Diorhabda carinulata isolate Delta chromosome 1, icDioCari1.1, whole genome shotgun sequence genome harbors these coding sequences:
- the LOC130903823 gene encoding guanine nucleotide-binding protein G(i) subunit alpha yields the protein MGCAVSTTGEKAALARSRKIDRDLRAAGEKAASEVKLLLLGAGESGKSTIVKQMKIIHELGYTQEECEQYRPVVYSNTIQSLMAIIRAMGQLRIDFADSSKTEIARQFFTYASSAEEGELTPDLVIMMKKLWQDSGVQLCFARSREYQLNDSAAYYLNALDRISHPNYIPSQQDVLRTRVKTTGIVETNFSFKNLHFKMFDVGGQRSERKKWIHCFEGVTAIIFCVALSGYDLVLAEDEEMNRMVESMKLFDSICNSKWFVTTSIILFLNKKDLFEEKIVRSPLTICFPEYTGSNTYEDASAYIRMKFENLNKLKDQKEIYTHFTCATDTNNIQFVFDAVTDVIIKNNLKDCGLLM from the exons atgGGTTGTGCGGTTAGTACAACTGGAGAAAAGGCAGCCCTTGCTAGGTCTAGAAAAATAGACAGGGATCTGCGAGCAGCTGGAGAAAAGGCTGCTAGCGAAGTCAAACTATTGCTTCTTG gTGCTGGAGAATCCGGGAAGAGCACAATAgttaaacaaatgaaaattattcatgaaCTAGGATATACACAAGAAGAATGTGAACAGTACAGGCCAGTTGTTTATAGCAACACTATACAAAGTTTAATGGCCATAATAAGAGCCATGGGACAGTTGAGAATAGATTTTGCGGATTCCAGTAAAACc GAAATTGCAAGACAGTTTTTCACTTATGCAAGTTCTGCAGAAGAAGGTGAGCTCACCCCTGATTtggtaataatgatgaaaaagcTATGGCAAGATTCTGGTGTACAATTGTGCTTTGCTAGATCCAGAGAATATCAATTAAACGACTCTGCAGCTTATTATCTCAATGCCTTAGACAGAATTTCCCATCCTAATTATATTCCATCACAACAAGATGTATTGCGGACCAGAGTTAAGACTACAGGGATTGTGGAGACCaacttttctttcaaaaatctaCATTTCAA AATGTTTGATGTTGGTGGACAACGTTCAGAAAGAAAGAAATGGATTCATTGCTTCGAAGGAGTTACCGCTATCATTTTTTGTGTAGCATTATCTG GTTATGACCTGGTACTCGCTGAAGATGAAGAAATGAACAGAATGGTGGAATCTATGAAGTTATTTGATTCTATCTGCAATAGTAAGTGGTTTGTAACcacttctataattttatttcttaataagaAGGAcctatttgaagaaaaaatagtacgTAGTCCTCTCACTATTTGCTTCCCTGAATACACAGGATCAAATACATACGAAGATGCTTCGGCCTATATAAggatgaaatttgaaaatctcAACAAACTGAAGGACCAGAAAGAAATCTACACACATTTCACTTGTGCTACGGATACTAATAATatacaatttgtttttgatgCTGTCACTGACGTAATCATAAAGAATAATCTCAAAGATTGTGGCCTTCTCATGTAG